The Thermoleophilia bacterium sequence GTACGAGGCGGGAACGTGTAGGCACTTTCCTCGCCGTTCGGCTCGGTAATCGTGACGGTCGCGGACTTCTCCGACTGTTCGGCGAGCACCTTGCCGGCGACCTCGCTCATCTGAGCGAGACCCTTCGGCTTGCGGGCCTCGAACAGCTCGACCACCCTGGGCAGACCCTGGGTGATGTCCTGTCCGGCGACACCACCGGTGTGGAAGGTCCGCATGGTGAGCTGGGTTCCCGGCTCGCCGATCGACTGGGCGGCAACCGTGCCGACTGAATCACCGATCTCCACCAGTGAACCGGTGGCCGGCGCAACGCCGTAACAGGAGCGGCACACGCCGCGCTCGGCCTCGCACTTGAAGGCGGAACGGACCGGAACGGTCGCGTCGCCGTCGTAGGACTCCGCGATCTCGGCCAGCTCGACCTTGGTGATCAGCTGATTGCGCTTGAGCAACTCGCGGCCACGCTTGGTCGCGAATTTCTTCGCGGCCAGACGTCCCAGCAGGTTGGTGTTGGTCTCCCCGGCGGCGTCGATGACCGGCATCTCGATGAAGTCCTTCGTCTTGCAGTCCTCGTTCCGGACGATCACGTCCTGAGCGACGTCAACCAGACGACGGGTGAGATAACCGGAGTCAGCGGTACGCAGCGCGGTATCGGCAAGTCCCTTACGAGCGCCGTGGGTCGAGATGAAGTACTCGCCGACCGACAGGCCCTCGATGAAGTTGGACTTGATCGGGCGTTCGATGATCTCGCCCTTCGGATTCGCCATCAGGCCTCGCATACCGGCGAGCTGGCGGATCTGCTTGAACGAACCACGAGCGCCGGAGTTGGCCATCATGAAGATCGGGTTCAGCTGACGGAGGTTGTCCTCCATCGCCTGACCGACTTCCTCGGTGGCCTGATTCCACTTGTCCGTGACCTGCTTGTGCCGTTCCTCGGCGGTGTGCCAGCCTTCGTCGAACTCGGTCTGGATCTGCGCCGTCTCGGCGTCGAACCGTTCCAGGATCGCTTCCTTCTCCGGCGGCGGGACCACGTTGTTCTTGCTGACCGTGATGCCGGCGCGGGACGCGAACTTGAAGCCGAGATCCTTGAAGGCGTCGAGCACCTGCGAGATCGCCGGGGCACCGTAGGACTCCACGAGCCAGCCGACCATGTCGTTGATGTCGCGCTTCTTGAGCGACTGATTGATGAACGTGTACTGGTTCGGATCGAACTCGTCTTCGAGCGCAACTTCCAGGGCGCGGAGGATCGAGTCGTTGAAGATGATCCGGCCGACCGTGGTCAGGAAGTGCCCACCGGACTCACCACGCCACTCGGCGTAGTCGTGCAGCGTTACGACACCGTTCTCGTAGGCCAGTTCGGCCTCCTGAGCGGTGCGGAACGGATGCGGGCGCTTCTCGAGCTTGGTCGTGTCCAGCTCGGTCACATCTTCCGGCGAATAGGTCAGGTAGTACAGACCCAGCACCATGTCCTGCGTCGGGGTCGCCAGCGGCGCTCCGTGGGCAGGCGAGAGGATGTTGTTGGCAGAGAGCATCAGCACGCGGGCCTCGGCCTGTGCTTCAGCCGAGAGCGGCACGTGGACGGCCATCTGGTCACCGTCGAAGTCGGCGTTGAACGCCGAGCAGACGAGCGGGTGGACCTGGATCGCCTTGCCTTCGACCAGGATCGGCTCGAAGGCCTGGATGCCGAGACGATGCAGCGTCGGGGCGCGGTTCAGCAGAACCGGGTGTTCCTCGATCACTTCTTCGAGAACGTCCCAGACCTCGGGAACCATCGACTCGACCATCTTCTTGGCGGCCTTGATGTTCTGGACGGCCTTGCGCTCGACGAGCTGGGCCATGATGAACGGCTTGAACAACTCGAGCGCCATCAGCTTCGGCAGGCCGCACTGGTGCAGCTTGAGCGACGGGCCGGCGACGATGACCGAACGTCCGGAGTAATCGACGCGCTTGCCGAGCAGGTTCTGGCGGAAGCGTCCCTGCTTGCCCTTGAGCATGTCGGAGAGTGACTTGAGCGCTCGGTTGCCCGGCCCGGTGACGGGACGGCCACGACGGCCGTTGTCAAACAGGGCGTCGACCGATTCCTGAAGCATGCGCTTCTCGTTGTTGACGATGATCTCCGGCGCACCGAGGTCAAGCAGGCGCTTGAGGCGGTTGTTCCGGTTGATCACGCGGCGGTAGAGGTCGTTCAGGTCCGAGGTGGCAAAACGGCCACCGTCGAGCTGGACCATCGGCCGCAGTTCCGGCGGAATGACCGGGATGCAGTCGAGGACCATCCAGGACGGTTCATTGTCCGAGTTCAGGAAAGCCGACGCGACCTTGAGCCGCTTGACCGCACGGGCCTGCTTCTGGCCCTTGGCCGTGTTGATCTGGTCTTCGAGTTCGTCACAGGTCGCCTGGAGGTCGACCTGCTCGAGCAGGTCACGTACCCATTCGGCACCCATGCCGCCGCGGAAGTACTCGCCCCAGCCGAACGGAGAACCGAAACGGTCCTTGAGTTCACGGAAGTCCGTCTCGTCATTGATGACGTCCTTCGGCTTCATCGTCGTGAAGATCTTCCAGACCCGGTCGAGACGATCGATGGCTTCATCGATGTAAGCCTCGGTGTCACTGATCTCGGCCTCGAAGTTCTTCTTCAGTTCCTTGACCTGCTTGGCCCGGTCTTCAGCCGGCAGCTTGCGGATCTGCGCCGAGGTCATCCCGAGCGAATCCGCCCAGAGGTGGTCCTCGTCGGAGAATTTGGTCTGCGACCCGTCCTCGAAGTACTTCAGCCGGCGCTTGAGCGATTCGTCCAGCTCATGAGTGCTCTTGTTGCGCTCTGCTTCGTACTCGGACTGGACGCTTTCGACTTCCTTCTCGAGCGAAGGCATGTCCTTGGCGCGGGCCTCGTCGTCGACCCAGGTCACCATCGAAGCGGCGAAGTACAAAACCTTCTCCAGCTCCTTCGGCGCCATGTCGATCAGATAACCGATGCGGGACGGCACACCCTTGAAGAACCAGATGTGCGAGACCGGCGCGGCCAGGTCGACGTGAGCCATACGCTCGCGACGGACCTTGGAACGGGTTACTTCGACGCCGCAGCGCTCACAGACGATGCCCTTGTAACGGACACGCTTGTACTTGCCGCAGTAGCACTCCCAGTCCTTGGTCGGACCGAAGATGCGCTCGCAGAAGAGGCCGTCTTTTTCCGGCTTCAGGGTCCGGTAGTTGATGGTCTCGGGCTTGAGGACTTCGCCCCAGCTCCAGGACCGGACCTTCTTCGACGAAGCGAGACCGATCTCGATCGCGTCGAAGTTGTTGATGTCAATTACGTTACTCATTCTCTACACCTGCTTCCTTGGTGTCGCCAGAGGCATCGGCGGTGGCATCAGCCTCCGCTTCAACCTTTTCATCGGCGGCTCCGTTGGCTCCGTCGGCGCGGACCTCAGTGAGGTCCATACCGAGGTCCTGGGCGGCCTGCAGCAGGTCGTCCTCTTCCTCGGCGAGTTCGCCGACACCCTCTTCGGAGACGACGTTCGCATCGAGCGAGAGCGCCTGCATCTCCTTGAGCAGCACCTTGAACGACTCCGGAATCGACGGCTCGGGGATGTTCTCGCCCTTGACGATCGCTTCGTAGGCCTTGACGCGGCCGACGGTGTCATCCGACTTGACGGTGAGCATCTCCTGCAGCGTGTAGGCGGCGCCATAGGCCTCGAGCGCCCAGACTTCCATCTCGCCGAAACGCTGTCCGCCGAACTGGGCCTTACCACCGAGCGGCTGCTGGGTGACGAGGCTGTACGGGCCGGTCGAACGAGCGTGGATCTTGTCGTCGACCAGGTGATGCAGCTTGAGGATGTACATGTAACCCACGGTGACCTTGCCCTCGTACGGCTCGCCTGTGCGGCCGTTGTAGAGCTGCTGGGTTCCAGAAGCACGGGCGCCGGGGATCTCGCTCATGTCAACACCCATGTCGATACCGCGAGCCTCTCCGTGCTCCTCGGCCCACTTGACCAGAGCCGTGTCGACGTCTTCGACCGACGCGCCGTCAAAGACGGGAGTCGATACGTAGACGCGGTCACGGGTTTCAGCCCGGTTCTTGTAGGACTCGGAGCCGTCGTCGTACCAGCCGTTGCCGGCGACCCACCCGAGGTGGGTTTCCAGGATCTGGCCGATGTTCATACGCGACGGAACGCCGAGCGGGTTGAGGATGACGTCGACGGGCGTGCCGTCGGCGAGGTGGGGCATGTCCTCTTCCGGAACGATCTTGGAGATGACACCCTTGTTGCCGTGGCGTCCGGCGAGCTTGTCGCCCTCCGAGATCTTGCGCTTGGTCGCCACGTAGACGCGGACCAGATCGTTGACTCCAGGAGCCAGATCGTCGCCGTCGTCGCGGCTGAAGGTCTGGACGTCGATGACGACGCCGCCTTCACCGTGCGGGACCTTGAGCGAGGTGTCGCGGACTTCGCGGGCCTTCTCCTTGAAGATGGCGCGAATCAGCTTCTCTTCCGCGGTGAGCTCGGTCTCGCCCTTGGGCGTGACCTTGCCGACCAGAAGGTCGCTGGCGACAACTTCGGCGCCGACGCGGATGACTCCACGTTCGTCGAGGTTGCGCAGGCTCTCTTCGGAGCGGTTCGGGATGTCGCGGGTGATCTCCTCGTCGCCGAGCTTGGTGTTGCGGGCGTCGATCTCGTATTCCTCGATGTGAATTGAGGTGAGTTCGTCTTCCTTCACCAGTCGCTCGGACAGGATGATCGCGTCCTCGAAGTTGTAACCCTCCCAGGACATGAAGGCGACCATGCAGTTCTTGCCGAGGGCGACTTCGCCGCCACCGGTTGAAGAACCGTCAGCCAGCACGTCACCCTTCTTGACCTTGTCACCACTGGCCACGATCGGCCGCTGGTGGATCAGGGTTCCCTGGTTCGAGCGCATGAACTTGAACAGCGGGTATTTGGTCGTGTCCGAACCGTGCTTGAGCTCGATGAACTCAGCGTCGACGTAGGTGATCTCGCCGTTGTGCTCGGCCAGGACCACGTCGCCGGTGTCAACCGCGGCGCGGCGTTCCATGCCGGTGCCGATCAGCGGCGGATCAGGTCGCATCAGCGGAACGGCCTGACGCTGCATGTTCGAGCCCATCAGGGCGCGGTTGGCGTCGTCGTGCTCGAGGAACGGGATCAGGGCGGTAGCAACCGACCAGATCTGCGTCGGCGAGACGTCCATGAGGTCGATCTCTTCCGGGGTGGCGTTCAGCCACTCACCGTCGCCGCCACGGCAGAAAATGGTCGGGCCGGCGATCTTCTTGCCGTCCTTCTCCATCTCCGCAGTCGCCTGGGCGATGATCTTGTCCTCTTCCTGGGTCGCGTCGAGATGAACGATCTCGTTGGTGACCACGCCCTTCTTGACCAGCCGGTACGGAGTCGTGACGAATCCGTGCTCGGAGATCTGGGCATATGACGAGAGCGATCCGATCAGGCCGATGTTCGGGCCTTCCGGGGTCTCAATCGGGCACATGCGTCCGTAATGGGTGGGGTGAACGTCGCGGACCTCGATCGGTGCGCGCTCACGGGTCAGTCCACCTGCACCGAGCGCCGAGAGACGGCGGCGGTGGGTGAGTCCTGCCAGCGAGTTGTTCTGGTCCATGAACTGCGAGAGCTGAGAAGAACCGAAGAACTCCTTCAGCGCCGCAACCACGGGCCGGATGTTGATGATGGTCTGCGGGGTGATCGCGTCCGAGTCCTCGGTGGTGAGGCGCTCGCGCACGACACGCTCCATGCGGTAGAGACCGATCCGGAAGGCTTCCTGGATCAGTTCGCCGACCGTACGCAGGCGGCGGTTGCCGAAGTGCTCGTACTCGTCGAGGTGATCGGAAACTGCTTCACGCGGGTAGGTCAGTGCTTCCGCGGCGTAGTCCTTGATCGGATTCTCTTCGTCGATCTCTTCCGGCATGCCGAGGATCCTCGGCAGGCTGACCAGTTCCTTGATCAGGGAGATGATGTCGTCGTGCGTGAGCACGCGCGTGTCGAGGTCGATGTCGAGACCGAGGCGCGCGTTCAGCTTGTAACGGCCGACGCGGGTCAGGTCATAACGCTTGGTGTCGAAGAAGAGCTGCTCGAGCAGTCCGCGGGCGGCGTCAACCGAGGGCGGCTCGCCCGGACGCTGCTTCTTGAAGAGCTCGATTAGCGCACCCTCTTCGGTGCTGGTCGCTTCGGTGTCGGCGGCGATCGTGTGCTGCATGTAGACCGAGTTGTCGAAGAGCTCGAGGATCTGCTCGTTGCTGACGTAGCCCATGGAACGCAGCAAGACCGTGATCGGCAGCTTGCGCTTGCGGTCGATGCGTACGTAGACGCGGCCCTTCTTGTCGATCTCCAGTTCCAGCCAGGAACCACGGGCCGGCATCAAGTTGGCCGTGAAGACCTGCTTCTCGGGGTCCTTCGGTGCCATCACGTAGGCGCCGGGCGAACGGACGAGCTGGGTCACGACGACACGCTCGGTGCCGTTGATGATGAAGGTACCGCGGGTGGTCATCCAGGGGAAATCGCCCATGAACACGGTCTGTTCGCGGATTTCCCCGGTTTCCCGGTTCTGGAAAGCGACGGTTACGTTGAGCGGACGTGAGTAAGTGAGATCGCGCTCGCGACACTCATCAAGAGTGTGGCCGGGCTGATCGAACTCGAACTGGCTGAAAACGATGGCGAGGTTACCGGTGTAATCCTCGATCGGCGAAATGTCATCAATCGTCTCCCTCAGCATGCCGGTCTTCGGATCGGTGAGATCCTCAAACGAGCGACGCTGAATGTCGATCAGATGTGGGGCTTCGAGTGGGGTTTCGAGTCGGGAGAAACTCCTGCGGACAACGGGGGCAGAGATCGGACGTGCCAAGGTTGGCAACTCCTCAAGGGGTCAGAGATTCACGTGAATGGGCGCGAAAGTGGGCGAAAAAGGCGTACTTGACGCGCAACGACAAATAATAACAGGTGCGAGAGCCCATGCGAGGACGACCATGCTCATGTCCCCGTTCAACACGTTCCACAGCTGCGGCAGCTCGTCGAGCGACGTGCTCCTGGTGGCTTAGCGCCCGCCGGTCGCTGCATTGGAGGTGCGAGCGTCGTGGAATGCGACGACAATGACGCGATCGTCTTTCTCGACATAGGTGTAGACGACGATCAGCCAGCCGAACGGTCCGATGAGGGCACGGCAATCCCTCCAGACACCGGCGAGAAGTTTGCCCGCCTTGGGAAAATCCTCCAGGGTGCGAAGTGAACGTAAAATACGTTCACGGGCGTCTGCCGGGAGAGAGAGCGTCTCGTAGAGGCGATCCAAGTCCTCCTGCGCCAGACCCGTGAGTTCGACTCTGGCCACGGACTATAAGTCGGAAGGGGGAACCGTTTCGCCCCGCTTCGCCTGCTTGAGCGATCGCTGCGCGCGCTCCCAGGCTCCGGGGATCCCATCGAGGAGATCGGTGATTTGTCCGGCGTCCGGATCTGCCTCGTCGAGCGCACTCGACAGCAGGGAACGCGCCAGTGTCCCCTCTTGGATATGGGTGCGTTCGGCGAGACCAGAAAGCTTGCGAGCGTGTTCGGGCTCGAGGGTCACGTTGATTCGACGGTTGCGCTCGGTCATCACCCAAAGACTACACGTGTGGGCACGGCTTGTGTGGACTAGATTGTCGATCCCGAACGGCGCGACTAGTTCGCCTCCCTTTAACGGACAAGGGCGCCCTGGGGCGCCCTTGTCCGTTCTCGGTTTACGGGCTGCTACTTGAGTTCTACGGTGGCGCCGGCTTCTTCGAGGTCGGCCTTCAGCTTGTCGGCCTCTTCCCTCTCGATGCCTTCCATGACGGGCTTCGGAGCCTCGTCGACCAGAGCCTTGGCTTCCTTCAGGCCCAGTCCGGTCGCGGCACGCACAACCTTGATGACCGGAACCTTCTTCTCGCCGACCTCCGTGAGGATGACGTCTACGGTCGAGCTCTCTTCCTCGGCAGCGCCTCCGCCGTCGCCTCCACCGGCGGCCGGTGCGGCTGCGGCTACGGCAGTTGCGGAAACTCCGAACTCCTCTTCGAGCGCCTTGATGCGCTCGGAAAGCTCGAGTACGGAAATGCCCTTGAGCTCGTCAATCCATTTTTCGGTGGTACTGGCCATGTTGCTGCTCCTGTTCGTTTCTCTTCTAAGTGTGTTCTAGGAAAATTGATGCGCGGGTGTTACTCGTCCGCGGGTGCTTCTTCCGCTGGTGCCTCTTCAGCGGCAGCATCTTCGGCCGGCTCTTCTTCAGCCGGCGCGTCGTCCGCGGGTGCTTCTTCAGCCGGTGCTTCTTCAGCAGGTGCTTCTTCAGCAGCCGGTTCCTCGGCGGCGGGCGCCTCCTCGGCCGGAGCCTCGGGAGCGGTTCCGCTGACCAGGCCCTGGTCGGCGATCATCTGGAGCTGACGGGCGATTCCGGAGATCATCGATCCCAGTCCTCGGGTCAGACCGACGATCGGGCTGGCCACGACTCCGGCCAGCTGGGCGTTCAGCATGTCGCGCGAAGGAAGCTTGGAGATCGCTGTGAAGCGCTCCGAGTCAAGGACGGTGTCTCCCATGAAGCCGCCCTTGAACGTCAGGACGTTGGCGTCCTTGTTGAAGGTCGTGATCGCCTTGGCGGCAGCCGCGACGTCGCCACGGACGAAGGTGAGCGCGGTCGGGCCGGTCAGCACGTCGTCGAGGGCGGTTACTCCGGCCTTGGCGGCGGCGAGCTTGGTCAGGCGGTTCTTGACGACCTTGAACGACGCGTCAGCCTCGCGCAGC is a genomic window containing:
- a CDS encoding DNA-directed RNA polymerase subunit beta', yielding MSNVIDINNFDAIEIGLASSKKVRSWSWGEVLKPETINYRTLKPEKDGLFCERIFGPTKDWECYCGKYKRVRYKGIVCERCGVEVTRSKVRRERMAHVDLAAPVSHIWFFKGVPSRIGYLIDMAPKELEKVLYFAASMVTWVDDEARAKDMPSLEKEVESVQSEYEAERNKSTHELDESLKRRLKYFEDGSQTKFSDEDHLWADSLGMTSAQIRKLPAEDRAKQVKELKKNFEAEISDTEAYIDEAIDRLDRVWKIFTTMKPKDVINDETDFRELKDRFGSPFGWGEYFRGGMGAEWVRDLLEQVDLQATCDELEDQINTAKGQKQARAVKRLKVASAFLNSDNEPSWMVLDCIPVIPPELRPMVQLDGGRFATSDLNDLYRRVINRNNRLKRLLDLGAPEIIVNNEKRMLQESVDALFDNGRRGRPVTGPGNRALKSLSDMLKGKQGRFRQNLLGKRVDYSGRSVIVAGPSLKLHQCGLPKLMALELFKPFIMAQLVERKAVQNIKAAKKMVESMVPEVWDVLEEVIEEHPVLLNRAPTLHRLGIQAFEPILVEGKAIQVHPLVCSAFNADFDGDQMAVHVPLSAEAQAEARVLMLSANNILSPAHGAPLATPTQDMVLGLYYLTYSPEDVTELDTTKLEKRPHPFRTAQEAELAYENGVVTLHDYAEWRGESGGHFLTTVGRIIFNDSILRALEVALEDEFDPNQYTFINQSLKKRDINDMVGWLVESYGAPAISQVLDAFKDLGFKFASRAGITVSKNNVVPPPEKEAILERFDAETAQIQTEFDEGWHTAEERHKQVTDKWNQATEEVGQAMEDNLRQLNPIFMMANSGARGSFKQIRQLAGMRGLMANPKGEIIERPIKSNFIEGLSVGEYFISTHGARKGLADTALRTADSGYLTRRLVDVAQDVIVRNEDCKTKDFIEMPVIDAAGETNTNLLGRLAAKKFATKRGRELLKRNQLITKVELAEIAESYDGDATVPVRSAFKCEAERGVCRSCYGVAPATGSLVEIGDSVGTVAAQSIGEPGTQLTMRTFHTGGVAGQDITQGLPRVVELFEARKPKGLAQMSEVAGKVLAEQSEKSATVTITEPNGEESAYTFPPRTRLTVKTGEKVEVGAQLNEGSLYPADVLAIRGRTAIEQYLVAEVQRVYTAQGVEIDDKHIEIIVRQMMKKDEVETKGSTDLLPGQLEDRYELKKINKAAKAAGGTAAKSKERILGITKASLATKSFLSAASFQETTKVLTDAALEGKRDRLVGLKENVIIGKLIPAATGLKRYRSLTIEPAVPFAPAEESVLLEEDELAGDTNGGTNGAEAFGESFAGELEEINQEIDATADTKSE
- a CDS encoding DNA-directed RNA polymerase subunit beta, with product MPTLARPISAPVVRRSFSRLETPLEAPHLIDIQRRSFEDLTDPKTGMLRETIDDISPIEDYTGNLAIVFSQFEFDQPGHTLDECRERDLTYSRPLNVTVAFQNRETGEIREQTVFMGDFPWMTTRGTFIINGTERVVVTQLVRSPGAYVMAPKDPEKQVFTANLMPARGSWLELEIDKKGRVYVRIDRKRKLPITVLLRSMGYVSNEQILELFDNSVYMQHTIAADTEATSTEEGALIELFKKQRPGEPPSVDAARGLLEQLFFDTKRYDLTRVGRYKLNARLGLDIDLDTRVLTHDDIISLIKELVSLPRILGMPEEIDEENPIKDYAAEALTYPREAVSDHLDEYEHFGNRRLRTVGELIQEAFRIGLYRMERVVRERLTTEDSDAITPQTIINIRPVVAALKEFFGSSQLSQFMDQNNSLAGLTHRRRLSALGAGGLTRERAPIEVRDVHPTHYGRMCPIETPEGPNIGLIGSLSSYAQISEHGFVTTPYRLVKKGVVTNEIVHLDATQEEDKIIAQATAEMEKDGKKIAGPTIFCRGGDGEWLNATPEEIDLMDVSPTQIWSVATALIPFLEHDDANRALMGSNMQRQAVPLMRPDPPLIGTGMERRAAVDTGDVVLAEHNGEITYVDAEFIELKHGSDTTKYPLFKFMRSNQGTLIHQRPIVASGDKVKKGDVLADGSSTGGGEVALGKNCMVAFMSWEGYNFEDAIILSERLVKEDELTSIHIEEYEIDARNTKLGDEEITRDIPNRSEESLRNLDERGVIRVGAEVVASDLLVGKVTPKGETELTAEEKLIRAIFKEKAREVRDTSLKVPHGEGGVVIDVQTFSRDDGDDLAPGVNDLVRVYVATKRKISEGDKLAGRHGNKGVISKIVPEEDMPHLADGTPVDVILNPLGVPSRMNIGQILETHLGWVAGNGWYDDGSESYKNRAETRDRVYVSTPVFDGASVEDVDTALVKWAEEHGEARGIDMGVDMSEIPGARASGTQQLYNGRTGEPYEGKVTVGYMYILKLHHLVDDKIHARSTGPYSLVTQQPLGGKAQFGGQRFGEMEVWALEAYGAAYTLQEMLTVKSDDTVGRVKAYEAIVKGENIPEPSIPESFKVLLKEMQALSLDANVVSEEGVGELAEEEDDLLQAAQDLGMDLTEVRADGANGAADEKVEAEADATADASGDTKEAGVENE
- a CDS encoding type II toxin-antitoxin system RelE/ParE family toxin encodes the protein MARVELTGLAQEDLDRLYETLSLPADARERILRSLRTLEDFPKAGKLLAGVWRDCRALIGPFGWLIVVYTYVEKDDRVIVVAFHDARTSNAATGGR
- the rplL gene encoding 50S ribosomal protein L7/L12 gives rise to the protein MASTTEKWIDELKGISVLELSERIKALEEEFGVSATAVAAAAPAAGGGDGGGAAEEESSTVDVILTEVGEKKVPVIKVVRAATGLGLKEAKALVDEAPKPVMEGIEREEADKLKADLEEAGATVELK
- the rplJ gene encoding 50S ribosomal protein L10; the encoded protein is MNREEKAAVIDEISVEIKASESVFAIDYRGISVAQAAELRGKLREADASFKVVKNRLTKLAAAKAGVTALDDVLTGPTALTFVRGDVAAAAKAITTFNKDANVLTFKGGFMGDTVLDSERFTAISKLPSRDMLNAQLAGVVASPIVGLTRGLGSMISGIARQLQMIADQGLVSGTAPEAPAEEAPAAEEPAAEEAPAEEAPAEEAPADDAPAEEEPAEDAAAEEAPAEEAPADE